One segment of Clavelina lepadiformis chromosome 2, kaClaLepa1.1, whole genome shotgun sequence DNA contains the following:
- the LOC143446617 gene encoding methyltransferase-like protein 25B isoform X2, with amino-acid sequence MIYSEEELKFRLRLSLQFISQFKHFGKHYIIEYFTDNHWEKLPQTWQETLQDEDLSSLANCLLIPGAPVYGLTQVWPLSLLAFRKLSHFLSIKRELSSGRILNENHRKSEKTKNKLVDYVHWKHMKPKKRHEISSLSEVIAKISSQSKAASIIDVGSGQGHLSRILTLNYKLSVKSIEREERLVKCARKFDDEVLQKIVDFERKESDSWQPQMPTHLQMSLSPDVESETFLEDLRSAAGGNSADNRHFLLTGLHACGDLSATMVRLFKESSSIKSLISVSCCYMKLTTDCINNDACDVTRSSQIYYPMSDYVKSLENHELCYEFRKLACHSNEDYLRKVEEDPSSLKGQCYRAMLEVLIRRSHPELIRTGVKTIKNCHRLSFLEYSKKAFKKLGLSCPDEATIESNEMTEMLQMWPNVVKLFMISLVLAPVVESIILLDRVLYLKENGYESELLSIFEPLLSPRCFAVVASKNEVE; translated from the exons GAATATTTTACTGACAATCACTGGGAAAAATTGCCGCAGACATGGCAGGAAACTTTGCAGGATGAGGATCTGTCGTCTCTTGCCAATTGTCTTTTGATCCCAGGAGCACCAGTTTATGG GTTGACACAAGTGTGGCCTCTTTCACTGTTGGCATTTCGTAAACTATCGCACTTTCTCTCAATTAAGCGCGAGTTGAGCTCAG GTCGCATACTGAATGAAAACCAcagaaaatcagaaaaaacaaaaaataaattggtgGATTATGTTCACTGGAAGCACATGAAGCCAAAGAAAAGACACGAAATTTCTTCATTGTCAGAA GTTATAGCAAAAATCTCAAGTCAGTCAAAGGCAGCTTCTATCATT GATGTGGGGTCAGGTCAAGGTCACCTCTCACGTATTTTGACTTTGAATTACAAACTTTCCGTGAAATCGATTGAACGAGAAGAAAGACTTGTGAAATGTGCTCGGAAGTTTGATGATgaggttttacaaaaaatagtGGACTTCGAGCGAAAG GAAAGTGACTCGTGGCAACCACAGATGCCCACACACCTGCAAATGTCCCTCTCACCTGATGTGGAGAGCGAAACATTTTTAGAAGATTTACGGAGTGCAGCTG gTGGAAACTCGGCAGATAATCGTCACTTCCTGTTGACGGGCTTGCACGCGTGTGGTGACCTCAGTGCAACGATGGTGAGACTCTTCAAGGAAAGTTCCTCGATTAAATCTCTCATCTCTGTCTCCTGCTGCTACATGAAACTAACAACTGATTGCATCAACAATGATGCTTGTGATGTCACAAGGTCATCACAGATTTATTACCCAATGAGTGATTATGTGAAGAGTTTGGAGAACCACGAACTCTGTTATGAGTTCAGGAAACTTGCTTGTCACTCAAACGAGGATTATCTCAGGAAAGTTGAAG AAGATCCATCAAGTTTGAAAGGTCAATGTTATCGAGCCATGCTTGAAGTTTTGATTCGAAGATCACATCCAGAACTAATCCGCACTGGAGTAAAGACGATTAAAAACTGCCATCGTCTGTCATTTCTAGA ATACTCaaagaaagcttttaaaaagtTGGGCCTTTCATGCCCAGATGAAGCGACCATAGAGAGCAATGAAATGACTGAAATGCTTCAAATGTGGCCGAATGTTGTCAAACTTTTCATGATTTCATTGGTGCTGGCTCCAGTGGTTGAGTCGATAATTCTTCTTGACCGAGTTCTCTACTTAAAGGAAAATG GTTACGAAAGTGAACTGCTCTCAATTTTCGAACCGCTTTTATCTCCGAGATGTTTCGCAGTCGTTGCCAGCAAGAATGAAGTTGAATGA
- the LOC143446617 gene encoding methyltransferase-like protein 25B isoform X1, whose amino-acid sequence MIYSEEELKFRLRLSLQFISQFKHFGKHYIIEYFTDNHWEKLPQTWQETLQDEDLSSLANCLLIPGAPVYGLTQVWPLSLLAFRKLSHFLSIKRELSSGRILNENHRKSEKTKNKLVDYVHWKHMKPKKRHEISSLSEVIAKISSQSKAASIIDVGSGQGHLSRILTLNYKLSVKSIEREERLVKCARKFDDEVLQKIVDFERKESDSWQPQMPTHLQMSLSPDVESETFLEDLRSAAGGNSADNRHFLLTGLHACGDLSATMVRLFKESSSIKSLISVSCCYMKLTTDCINNDACDVTRSSQIYYPMSDYVKSLENHELCYEFRKLACHSNEDYLRKVEEDPSSLKGQCYRAMLEVLIRRSHPELIRTGVKTIKNCHRLSFLEYSKKAFKKLGLSCPDEATIESNEMTEMLQMWPNVVKLFMISLVLAPVVESIILLDRVLYLKENGEIFMNLLIKFCCKMQFSQLSSGYESELLSIFEPLLSPRCFAVVASKNEVE is encoded by the exons GAATATTTTACTGACAATCACTGGGAAAAATTGCCGCAGACATGGCAGGAAACTTTGCAGGATGAGGATCTGTCGTCTCTTGCCAATTGTCTTTTGATCCCAGGAGCACCAGTTTATGG GTTGACACAAGTGTGGCCTCTTTCACTGTTGGCATTTCGTAAACTATCGCACTTTCTCTCAATTAAGCGCGAGTTGAGCTCAG GTCGCATACTGAATGAAAACCAcagaaaatcagaaaaaacaaaaaataaattggtgGATTATGTTCACTGGAAGCACATGAAGCCAAAGAAAAGACACGAAATTTCTTCATTGTCAGAA GTTATAGCAAAAATCTCAAGTCAGTCAAAGGCAGCTTCTATCATT GATGTGGGGTCAGGTCAAGGTCACCTCTCACGTATTTTGACTTTGAATTACAAACTTTCCGTGAAATCGATTGAACGAGAAGAAAGACTTGTGAAATGTGCTCGGAAGTTTGATGATgaggttttacaaaaaatagtGGACTTCGAGCGAAAG GAAAGTGACTCGTGGCAACCACAGATGCCCACACACCTGCAAATGTCCCTCTCACCTGATGTGGAGAGCGAAACATTTTTAGAAGATTTACGGAGTGCAGCTG gTGGAAACTCGGCAGATAATCGTCACTTCCTGTTGACGGGCTTGCACGCGTGTGGTGACCTCAGTGCAACGATGGTGAGACTCTTCAAGGAAAGTTCCTCGATTAAATCTCTCATCTCTGTCTCCTGCTGCTACATGAAACTAACAACTGATTGCATCAACAATGATGCTTGTGATGTCACAAGGTCATCACAGATTTATTACCCAATGAGTGATTATGTGAAGAGTTTGGAGAACCACGAACTCTGTTATGAGTTCAGGAAACTTGCTTGTCACTCAAACGAGGATTATCTCAGGAAAGTTGAAG AAGATCCATCAAGTTTGAAAGGTCAATGTTATCGAGCCATGCTTGAAGTTTTGATTCGAAGATCACATCCAGAACTAATCCGCACTGGAGTAAAGACGATTAAAAACTGCCATCGTCTGTCATTTCTAGA ATACTCaaagaaagcttttaaaaagtTGGGCCTTTCATGCCCAGATGAAGCGACCATAGAGAGCAATGAAATGACTGAAATGCTTCAAATGTGGCCGAATGTTGTCAAACTTTTCATGATTTCATTGGTGCTGGCTCCAGTGGTTGAGTCGATAATTCTTCTTGACCGAGTTCTCTACTTAAAGGAAAATGGTGAGATCTTCATGAATTTactaattaaattttgttgcaaaatgcaATTTTCTCAACTTTCTTCAGGTTACGAAAGTGAACTGCTCTCAATTTTCGAACCGCTTTTATCTCCGAGATGTTTCGCAGTCGTTGCCAGCAAGAATGAAGTTGAATGA
- the LOC143446618 gene encoding methyltransferase-like protein 25B has protein sequence MLSTVEDLRNHLQASIIFLNQFKHLTDAYIIEYFTDSHWEKLPESWRSFLDDFEPPDLAEQLLSEEIKNGRQTSVCPLSLLCFKRCSRLFALKRPTLHCSNNATGQNKLLKHIYRKHISPKKQHEISILAKVIEKTFLESNCSHVIDAGSGQGHLSRLLTLGYDLPVIALEREETFLEEARKFDVEAMNHVKKVCEKEGELRHPPMQVPTHVHCSLPPDEGAKHFIQKLSDATRKKVGGNSADNRHFLLTGLHACGDLSATMVRLFKESSSIKSLISVSCCYMKLTTDCINNDACDVTRASHIYYPMSDYVGSIANHQLPYKARELSCHAIEDYRQRLKENGPHLKMHCYRAVLEVLLRRQHPDLIRAGVRTVKKAYNLPFTEYVKRAFQRLNLPPCDITMLCSSNTEEMLNDWRHLVTYFTLSLLLAPVIESVILMDRLLYLKENGFCSEISSIFEPLLSPRCFVIIATKES, from the exons ATGTTGTCAACTGTGGAAGATTTGAGGAATCATTTACAAGCCAGCATTATTTTTCTCAACCAGTTCAAACATCTCACTGATGCCTACATTATT GAATATTTTACCGACAGCCACTGGGAGAAGCTTCCTGAATCATGGCGAAGTTTTCTCGATGATTTTGAACCCCCGGATCTGGCCGAACAATTACTCAGTGAGGAAATAAAGAATGGAAG ACAAACTTCGGTCTGTCCGCTGTCACTTCTCTGCTTCAAACGATGTTCCCGTCTCTTTGCCCTCAAACGACCCACTCTTCATT GTTCAAATAATGCAACCGGTCAGAATAAACTTTTGAAGCATATTTATCGGAAGCACATCTCTCCTAAGAAACAACACGAAATAAGCATCTTGGCAAAG GTCATAGAGAAGACCTTCCTGGAATCAAACTGCTCACATGTCATT GACGCGGGCTCAGGTCAAGGTCACTTGTCGCGACTTTTGACCCTGGGTTACGACCTTCCTGTGATAGCACTCGAGCGTGAAGAAACTTTTCTTGAAGAGGCGAGAAAGTTCGACGTAGAAGCAATGAACCACGTCAAGAAAGTTTGTGAGAAA GAAGGTGAGTTGAGGCATCCCCCCATGCAAGTCCCTACTCACGTCCATTGCAGCCTTCCACCAGACGAGGGAGCTAAACACTTTATACAAAAACTTTCGGATGCAACGAGGAAGAAAGTTG gTGGCAACTCGGCAGATAATCGTCACTTCCTGTTGACGGGCTTGCATGCGTGTGGTGACCTCAGTGCAACGATGGTGAGACTCTTCAAGGAAAGTTCCTCGATTAAATCTCTCATCTCCGTCTCCTGCTGCTACATGAAACTAACAACTGATTGCATCAACAATGATGCTTGTGATGTCACAAGAGCATCACATATTTATTACCCAATGAGTGATTATGTTGGATCAATAGCAAATCACCAACTTCCTTATAAAGCGAGGGAGCTTTCATGCCACGCAATAGAAGATTACAGGCAAAGATTGAAAG AGAATGGTCCTCATCTAAAGATGCATTGCTACCGCGCTGTCCTGGAGGTTCTGTTGAGGAGGCAGCATCCGGATTTGATCCGAGCCGGAGTACGAACGGTGAAGAAAGCATACAACCTGCCCTTCACTGA GTATGTTAAAAGAGCATTCCAGCGACTTAATCTACCCCCTTGTGATATAACAATGCTGTGTTCATCAAACACTGAAGAAATGTTGAATGACTGGCGACACCTAGTGACCTACTTCACCCTATCCCTTCTACTTGCACCAGTCATCGAGAGCGTCATTCTCATGGACAGATTACtttatttgaaagaaaacG GGTTTTGCAGCGAGATATCCTCCATATTCGAACCTCTTCTATCCCCTCGGTGCTTCGTCATAATCGCAACAAAGGAATCATGA
- the LOC143446616 gene encoding U3 small nucleolar RNA-associated protein 15 homolog yields MSTSASRFKVIEPFPVAGVDPKQTEDHQYWRGLQFPITIKEFGAVTNVAFQPTKPNFFAVSASTRVILYNPENNESVKTFSRFHDVAYGATFRRDGRLLVAGNADAKVRLFDVDGRVPLRIFKGHTRPVRVTKFCNNMNEIFSAGDDNSVRVWDIPTEKVLHKFDHHQDYVRCGCVSRNADNIILTGSYDHTVRMFDTRSDECTMIVNHGCPVESVLMYPSGSILLSAGGNRIKVWDVLQGGRLLATVSHHHKTITCLRFNHDCTRILSGSLDRHVKIYDVATYNVVHNIDYSAPILSMDVAHEDRTLVVGMADSMLSIRHRKQAVIKEQKEDEVLLSRRKRRQRSHFMGGQTFVPNQGDVIIHHKHKEQLEKYDVYFRKFEHGKALDAALIPQVHMNTPEITVAVFEELIRRDTIHAALAGKGEKKLSVLLKFLIRNITNISFAPVLMDVAEMVVDIYSQAIEDVPVSVINLFQRLRDIIRREGRLQIEMHKLIGCMDTIVSSNSQNIKQSDVDNSTINASNTDPVSLKKS; encoded by the exons ATGTCGACGTCAGCTTCCAGATTTAAAGTGATTGAGCCGTTTCCTGTTGCCGGCGTCGACCCTAAACAAACGGAAGATCATCAGTACTGGAGAGGTTTGCAG TTTCCGATCACAATAAAAGAATTTGGAGCGGTAACAAATGTTGCATTTCAACCgacaaaaccaaacttttttgcagtATCTGCCTCAACAAGG GTTATTCTTTATAATCCGGAGAACAACGAATctgtgaaaacattttctcgTTTTCACGATGTCGCGTATGGCGCCACCTTTCGGAGAGATGGCAGACTTCTTGTCGCTGGAAATGCCGATGCAAAGGTCCGCTTATTTGATGTTGATGGACGTGTTCCTTTAAGAATCTTCAAAGGCCACACGAG GCCGGTTCGCGTCACTAAATTCTGCAACAACATGAACGAAATCTTCTCAGCAGGCGACGACAACTCTGTGAGGGTTTGGGACATACCCACTGAGAAAGTTCTTCACAAGTTTGATCATCACCAg GATTACGTTCGATGTGGATGTGTGAGCAGGAATGCAGACAACATCATTCTGACAG GTTCATACGACCACACGGTGCGCATGTTCGACACTCGGAGCGATGAATGTACGATGATTGTCAACCACGGCTGTCCTGTCGAAAGTGTCCTCATGTATCCATCAGGTTCCATTCTACTCAGTGCAG GAGGCAACCGTATCAAAGTGTGGGACGTGCTGCAGGGAGGGAGGTTGCTTGCAACTGTCAGTCACCACCACAAGACAATCACTTGCCTCCGCTTCAACCACGACTGCACGAGGATATTATCGGGAAGCCTCGACAG ACACGTGAAGATTTACGACGTTGCGACGTACAATGTCGTTCACAACATCGACTACTCAGCCCCTATTCTGAGCATGGATGTGGCG CACGAAGACAGGACGCTTGTTGTTGGAATGGCCGACTCGATGTTGTCGATACGACATCGCAAGCAAGCGGTGATCAAAGAACAAAAAGAAGACGAAGTTCTCCTCTCGAGGAGGAAAAGAAGACAAAGGAGTCATTTCATGGGGG GTCAAACGTTTGTACCCAACCagggtgacgtcataattcatCACAAACACAAAGAACAATTGGAAAAATATGATGTCTATTTCCGCAAGTTCGAGCACGGCAAGGCACTCGATGCTGCACTCATT CCTCAAGTCCACATGAACACTCCGGAGATCACAGTCGCAGTGTTCGAGGAGTTGATTCGACGAGACACCATCCACGCTGCTCTTGCCGGGAAAGGAGAAAAGAAACTTTCCGTGCTTCTAAAATTCCTTATAAG aaatatcACAAATATAAGTTTTGCTCCGGTGTTGATGGACGTTGCTGAAATGGTGGTTG ACATTTATTCTCAAGCAATCGAAGATGTTCCTGTGAGCGTAATCAACTTATTTCAACGACTCCGTGACATCATAAGGCGGGAGGGGAGACTCCAGATCGAGATGCACAAGTTGATCGGTTGCATGGACACCATCGTCAGCTCGAACTCACAAAATATAAAGCAGAGCGACGTCGATAACTCGACCATCAACGCGTCCAACACTGACCCAGTAAGTTTAAAGAAAAGTTGA
- the LOC143445955 gene encoding dynein axonemal assembly factor 4-like, translating to MPIIVKDYQWSETDEKMFVQVPLKGVKQSKADIFCTEEFVKVSFPPFLFEALLFAPIDDEKSTATIRDGSVTFNLLKKEPVMWSQLLSIHSDDKSFVLKKKQEAIEYAQKKSEDIAKRKSSAKEENKKYSLKEMMKLEEADRDRIEQIKVSERNRAMDEFTRWKEEKKVEAELEKMQLLEENKVKKLEENKENESCKISEIFVDDNSDVVDGCRIIELQEDPPLQKANDATEKPMAAVNHDLKQEVDKKKSKVKRQGAGPRQRGKISVNFTPRVFPTPQRESKAVEEDEWLQKQADARKQHAIDDPDLAQHEKDPAWLKDKGGQLFASGDYMAAINAFNLAIRIQPRMPILFLNRAACHLKLRNLYKCAEDCSTSLDLMVPKVAANAKGRLKAHLRRAAAFCDLELYVEALQDYEAALKIEPKNEKLIEDADKIRTVIQSSTG from the exons ATGCCGATTATCGTAAAGGATTATCAATGGTCTGAAACtgatgaaaaaatgtttgttcaaGTTCCTTTGAAAGGGGTTAAACAGTCAAAAGCAGATATATTTTGCACAGAAGAATTTGTAAAA GTCAGTTTTCCTCCATTTCTATTTGAAGCTCTCCTGTTTGCTCCGATAGACGACGAAAAGAGCACGGCAACCATCAGGGATGGAAGCGTGACTTtcaatttgttgaaaaaagaGCCAGTTATGTGGTCACAACTTCTGTCGATACACTCAG ATGATAAATCATTTGTTCTGAAGAAGAAGCAAGAAGCAATTGAATACGCTCAGAAAAAGTCCGAAGACATTGCGAAAAGAAAATCCTCTGCTAAGgaggaaaataaaaaatattcccTGAAAGAAATGATGAAG CTGGAAGAGGCAGATCGTGATCGCATCGAGCAGATCAAAGTGTCGGAGCGGAATCGAGCGATGGATGAATTTACTCGGTGGAAGGAGGAGAAGAAAGTGGAGGCAGAGCTGGAGAAGATGCAACTTTTAGAAGAAAACAAAGTCAAGAAATTGGAAGAAAATAAGGAAAATGAAAGTTGCAAAATATCCGAGATATTTGTCGATGACAACTCCGATGTTGTAGATGGATGCAGGATCATTGAGCTTCAAGAGGATCCTCCACTGCAAAAAGCAAATG ATGCCACAGAGAAGCCCATGGCAGCTGTCAATCACGATTTAAAGCAAGAAGTTGACAAGAAGAAATCTAAAGTGAAAAGGCAGGGTGCGGGCCCGAGACAAAGGGGGAAAATTTCAGTCAATTTCACGCCGAGAGTTTTTCCAACGCCTCAGCGAGAATCAAAGGCTGTCGAAGAAGATgag TGGTTGCAGAAGCAGGCAGATGCTCGGAAGCAGCACGCCATAGACGACCCCGACCTCGCTCAACACGAGAAGGACCCGGCTTGGCTGAAGGACAAGGGAGG TCAATTATTTGCATCTGGAGATTACATGGCCGCCATCAATGCATTCAACCTCGCCATCAGGATCCAACCCAGGATGCCAAT TCTCTTCCTCAACCGGGCGGCCTGTCACTTGAAATTGCGCAACTTGTACAAATGCGCCGAGGACTGTTCGACCTCACTTGACCTCATGGTGCCAAAGGTCGCCGCCAACGCGAAAGGTCGATTGAAAGCTCACCTTCGACGAGCGGCCGCCTTCTGCGATCTTGAACTTTACGTGGAAG CACTTCAAGATTACGAGGCGGCTTTGAAGATAGAACCAAAGAATGAAAAGTTGATTGAAGACGCCGATAAAATAAGGACCGTGATACAAAGTAGCACTGGGTGA
- the LOC143445283 gene encoding mitochondrial import inner membrane translocase subunit TIM14-like, protein MATTMVIVGLGLAGSALALRTLARASGPLAKQMEKTIAELGTADYKYYRGGFEPKMTKREAGLILGVGPSTSQKKFRAAHRRIMLLNHPDRGGSPYLAAKINQAKDMLEQTSK, encoded by the coding sequence ATGGCAACCACCATGGTAATAGTGGGCTTGGGGCTTGCTGGCTCTGCGCTTGCCCTGCGTACTTTGGCCAGAGCATCTGGACCACTTGCGAAGCAAATGGAGAAAACAATCGCAGAGCTCGGAACCGCAGATTACAAATATTATCGTGGTGGCTTCGAACctaaaatgacaaaaagagAAGCCGGGTTGATACTTGGTGTCGGGCCGAGCACAAGTCAGAAGAAATTTCGAGCCGCTCATCGTCGAATCATGCTCCTCAATCATCCTGACAGGGGGGGATCTCCATACCTGGCTGCCAAAATCAACCAAGCGAAGGACATGCTTGAGCAGACATCAAAATAA
- the LOC143445282 gene encoding ubiquitin-like protein 7, whose protein sequence is MLNVNVRLYNFPTSSVDGMKKIGFEDDEIDGRTLMAKVSETLEINADDIGLFFRGKEIKSDDNLLTSCGFKSGCSVQVLYKPPNEDQSPEISINPEKLRTYMHSFHVVMSNRHYKWKTRKMLAKILTDPEKFQPVLEAVSGLKHDTVALGILKNPSLFALIVDPKNVDRIMELNTNLAAAIIHLWWLVSKQMEKSSNEASTSSPQAMWPPGDAMMEDMEVDGSGANTSHHQQQSTRPGLITSNQLARALSAATSPLPGQILSPPMGSSASSSIQSPQTGTGSSGGAMDGGSPITPDVFSMAMQQALAQTHSEREDQSSSALAPEVMESGLEQLRGMGILDEEASRQALIVARGDIETAINILFSSGMDNL, encoded by the exons ATGTTGAATGTAAATGTTCGTTTGTATAATTTTCCCACAAGTTCTGTTGATggaatgaaaaaaattggatTTGAAGATGATGAAATTGACGGAAGAACTTTAATGGCGAAAGTTTCCGAGACTTTGGAGATAAATGCAGATGACATTG gaTTGTTCTTTCGTGGAAAAGAAATCAAGTCTGACGATAATTTGCTGACATCGTGTGGTTTTAAAAGTGGATGTTCTGTTCAAGTTCTGTACAAACCTCCCAATGAAGATCAATCGCCTGAGATTA GTATCAATCCCGAGAAACTTCGAACTTACATGCACAGCTTCCATGTTGTCATGAGCAACAGACACTACAAGTGGAAGACGAGGAAAATG CTCGCCAAGATTTTAACTGACCCTGAAAAATTCCAACCAGTGTTAGAGGCAGTGTCCGGCCTGAAGCATGACACCGTGGCACTGG GAATATTAAAGAATCCCAGTTTATTTGCCCTGATCGTTGATCCGAAGAATGTAGATCG AATCATGGAACTCAACACCAACCTTGCTGCAGCCATCATCCATCTGTGGTGGTTGGTGTCGAAGCAGATGGAAAAATCTTCAAACGAAGCATCAACATCGAGTCCGCAAGCGATGTGGCCACCTGGTGACGCTATGATGGAAGACATGGAAGTTGACGGCAGTGGCGCG AACACATCACACCACCAGCAGCAATCAACACGTCCTGGCCTGATAACATCAAATCAACTCGCCCGTGCTCTCTCTGCCGCCACCTCCCCCCTTCCTGGGCAAATACTCTCACCGCCGATGGGCAGTAGCGCGTCCAGCAGCATACAG AGTCCTCAGACAGGCACGGGCTCGAGCGGTGGGGCCATGGACGGGGGAAGCCCCATCACACCCGATGTGTTCAGCATGGCCATGCAGCAAGCACTCGCACA GACACACTCCGAGCGTGAAGATCAATCCTCATCAGCACTTGCACCGGAAGTGATGGAG AGTGGGCTGGAGCAGCTGCGAGGGATGGGGATCCTGGATGAGGAGGCGAGCAGACAGGCTCTCATCGTTGCCAGGGGCGATATCGAAACCGCGATCAACATCCTCTTCTCATCCGGGATGGACAATCTGTGA